The bacterium genome window below encodes:
- a CDS encoding sigma-54 dependent transcriptional regulator — protein sequence MTNNKNNRILVVDDEASQRDLLHLVLTDEGYAVETASSGEEAVQKVEDGFYQLVIMDMNMGGMNGLEALKRIKDISSAVQVLIVTAYASVDTAVDAMRSGALNYLTKPIDLGELKVQVEKTLQFSHLVAENESLKAQVTGAFEATQIIGKSSRILELFDTLRMVAPTEATVLILGESGTGKELVADAVHLNSPRKKGPLVKVNCAALPETLLESELFGHEKGSFTGAVARREGRFKLADGGTLFLDEIAEMSLLLQAKLLRVIQSRSFERVGGTETISSDVRLIVATNRDLEDEVREKRFREDLFYRLNVVPVTLPPLRERREDIPLLADHFLSVIAERNGKLIRGFSPQAMDLLVRNKWKGNVRELENVVERAVIMARGDVIQPGDLPGHITEEGSAPSSGIIPGRPLSDLEREAILSTLEMTGGNRTESAKLLGISRRTLQYKLKEFKIQ from the coding sequence ATGACCAACAATAAAAACAACCGGATCCTTGTGGTGGACGATGAGGCCTCCCAGCGAGACCTTCTTCACCTTGTCCTTACCGATGAGGGGTATGCCGTTGAAACCGCCTCCAGCGGGGAAGAGGCAGTCCAGAAGGTGGAGGACGGTTTCTACCAACTTGTCATCATGGACATGAATATGGGTGGCATGAATGGGCTGGAGGCTCTCAAACGGATCAAGGATATATCTTCTGCGGTTCAGGTTCTCATCGTTACGGCCTACGCAAGTGTAGATACCGCAGTGGACGCAATGCGTTCAGGAGCCCTTAACTATCTCACCAAACCCATCGATCTTGGAGAACTTAAGGTCCAGGTAGAAAAAACGCTGCAGTTTTCCCACCTGGTGGCCGAAAACGAATCCTTAAAAGCTCAGGTGACGGGGGCCTTTGAGGCCACTCAGATCATCGGGAAAAGTTCCAGGATCCTGGAACTTTTCGATACGCTTCGTATGGTTGCGCCTACGGAGGCCACCGTTCTGATTCTGGGAGAGAGCGGCACAGGCAAGGAACTTGTGGCCGATGCCGTACATCTTAACAGTCCCCGAAAAAAAGGTCCCCTTGTGAAGGTGAACTGCGCGGCGCTTCCGGAGACCCTGCTGGAAAGCGAGCTGTTCGGTCACGAAAAGGGGTCCTTTACGGGAGCCGTTGCAAGGCGCGAGGGCAGGTTCAAACTGGCCGATGGGGGTACACTGTTTCTGGACGAGATCGCTGAGATGAGCCTGCTCCTGCAGGCCAAGCTGCTGCGGGTGATCCAGTCCAGATCCTTCGAGAGGGTTGGCGGCACCGAGACCATATCTTCGGATGTTCGCCTTATCGTCGCTACCAACCGGGATCTTGAGGATGAGGTCAGGGAGAAGCGTTTCAGGGAGGATCTTTTCTATCGGTTGAACGTGGTTCCGGTTACCCTTCCCCCTCTTCGGGAGCGAAGGGAGGATATCCCGCTTCTGGCTGATCACTTCCTTTCCGTAATTGCGGAACGAAACGGTAAGCTGATCAGGGGGTTCTCCCCTCAGGCCATGGATCTTCTGGTGAGAAACAAATGGAAAGGAAATGTGAGAGAGCTTGAAAACGTGGTTGAGCGTGCTGTCATTATGGCCAGAGGAGATGTTATTCAACCCGGTGACCTCCCCGGCCATATCACGGAGGAGGGGAGCGCTCCATCCTCCGGAATTATCCCCGGGCGGCCCCTGAGCGATCTTGAGCGTGAAGCGATCCTGAGTACCCTGGAAATGACAGGGGGCAACAGGACAGAATCTGCCAAACTTCTCGGAATCAGCCGAAGGACACTTCAATATAAGCTCAAAGAATTTAAAATCCAGTAG
- a CDS encoding U32 family peptidase → MRSEISRADNTQPEILAPVNAIEEVTPLMEAGAHWLYGGVLPIEWADRFPSTVLLNQRTFESAQFPDMAQLEDAVLKTREHGGAFALTLNAPFYMDEQMPLVVELARWAAHAGIGALIVADPGLIVRLGDEGIELPLHLSTMGIAANAHSVRFYVDQGITRVILPRFLNLEQISALTGAMPSVEYEAFILVGKCPNIEGICTFLHDSPDRRWPCEWEWDLADEAGDRPPLNISGHFSGIRKSDRRDGCGLCALPALKAAGVSTFKVVGRGAPLQRKLQLVGQLGRLLKEVPAHPNEAWFRACRESYQRLYGRRCCEHNCYYPDVDPCGQGPGC, encoded by the coding sequence ATGAGATCTGAGATCAGTCGTGCTGACAACACGCAGCCAGAAATTCTCGCACCCGTGAACGCCATCGAGGAGGTAACACCCCTCATGGAGGCGGGCGCGCACTGGCTGTACGGTGGCGTTCTTCCCATCGAATGGGCAGATCGGTTCCCCTCAACGGTCCTACTCAACCAGAGAACCTTTGAAAGTGCCCAGTTCCCCGACATGGCCCAACTGGAGGATGCAGTTCTTAAAACCAGGGAGCACGGCGGGGCCTTCGCCCTGACCCTGAACGCACCGTTTTACATGGATGAGCAGATGCCCCTCGTTGTTGAGTTGGCCCGCTGGGCAGCCCATGCCGGTATAGGGGCTCTCATCGTAGCTGATCCGGGACTTATTGTCCGTCTCGGAGATGAGGGGATCGAACTCCCTCTGCATCTGAGTACCATGGGGATCGCCGCCAATGCCCACTCCGTGCGTTTTTATGTCGACCAGGGGATCACCAGAGTCATCCTCCCCAGGTTTCTGAACCTTGAACAGATCTCTGCCCTGACAGGGGCCATGCCTTCGGTGGAGTACGAGGCTTTTATCCTTGTGGGCAAGTGCCCTAATATCGAAGGGATCTGCACCTTCCTCCACGACAGCCCGGACAGGCGATGGCCTTGCGAATGGGAATGGGACCTGGCTGATGAAGCCGGGGATCGCCCGCCGCTAAACATCTCGGGCCACTTTTCCGGGATCAGGAAAAGCGACAGGCGGGACGGCTGCGGTTTGTGCGCCCTCCCGGCACTGAAGGCCGCTGGTGTTTCCACCTTCAAGGTTGTTGGTAGAGGGGCTCCCTTGCAGCGCAAACTTCAGCTTGTGGGACAGCTAGGCCGACTTCTGAAAGAGGTGCCTGCCCACCCCAATGAGGCCTGGTTCAGAGCATGCAGGGAGAGTTACCAAAGGCTGTACGGCCGCCGTTGCTGCGAGCATAACTGCTACTACCCTGACGTTGACCCATGTGGGCAGGGACCAGGATGTTGA
- a CDS encoding ATP-binding protein produces the protein MRPGENLAAARFIPAILLLSIILLLTVILASLGRQTLEREKQLLLDLKKGQARTMVRSIASASRISAMMGERGQQLNRFISDTAQTEEVLFIAVYGNRDDLLAASPGFQSEEPRLSVQEMRQRLGDLDHTSAVENFGDLGSVFLYVGKYHPMDSAWVHLRMLEIPSIPGINEESDTPVEDSSNIVLIAMATGDLDDAVAEGMRQALLNGFLILLLGTIGFYFLILVQGYYSTRSALADFRQYTLDVIEGMAEGFINVDPAGILRSINPEAETILNVRARDYIGKHWRHLFVGEEWDQLTGLLESNTSFYDIEVPPGSSDRSHLRASMIPVRVQEGANGMVLFLRDMGEVKGLQAEVRRSERLAALGRLIAGMAHEIRNPLNSISGYSQHLKGKFDSDTSEGRALDVIVKEVDRLNRVITELLDFSRPREPELKPLDLCEIVRSTHALIARETSSQGVTVVEELPETQVVVMGHADTLKQLLLNLLLNALQAMPEGGVLTIQAGVYGTRPFLKVSDTGPGIPEEKQESIFEPFYTTRESGTGLGLAIVHRIVLDHGAEIRVESSPGAGASFVVRFPGGESADS, from the coding sequence ATGAGACCTGGTGAAAACCTTGCAGCTGCCAGATTTATACCAGCTATTCTTCTGTTATCGATCATACTTCTCCTGACAGTGATCCTTGCCTCATTGGGCCGCCAGACTCTTGAGAGAGAAAAACAGCTGCTTCTTGATCTTAAAAAAGGTCAAGCAAGAACAATGGTGAGGTCCATTGCGTCCGCCAGCCGTATCAGCGCCATGATGGGGGAAAGAGGGCAGCAACTAAACCGGTTTATCAGCGACACGGCCCAGACCGAAGAGGTTCTCTTTATCGCTGTATATGGCAATCGGGATGATCTGCTGGCTGCAAGCCCCGGTTTTCAAAGTGAGGAGCCCAGATTGTCTGTGCAGGAGATGCGCCAGAGGCTCGGGGACCTGGATCATACTTCCGCAGTGGAAAATTTCGGGGATCTGGGATCAGTTTTCCTATATGTTGGAAAATATCATCCCATGGACAGCGCCTGGGTCCATTTACGCATGTTGGAGATACCATCCATTCCCGGGATAAATGAGGAGTCAGATACACCTGTTGAAGACTCTTCAAACATTGTACTCATAGCTATGGCGACCGGAGATCTGGATGATGCTGTGGCAGAGGGAATGAGGCAGGCCCTTCTAAACGGTTTTCTCATTCTGCTCCTGGGTACCATCGGATTTTATTTCCTGATCCTCGTGCAGGGTTATTATTCGACCCGTAGTGCCCTGGCTGATTTCAGACAGTACACTCTGGATGTTATCGAGGGTATGGCCGAAGGGTTCATTAATGTGGATCCCGCAGGTATCCTCAGATCGATCAATCCTGAAGCAGAGACAATACTCAATGTCAGGGCCAGGGATTACATCGGGAAGCACTGGCGGCACCTGTTTGTCGGGGAAGAGTGGGATCAGTTAACAGGGCTTCTTGAGAGCAACACCTCTTTCTATGATATTGAAGTGCCTCCCGGCAGTTCAGACAGGAGCCACTTGAGAGCGTCCATGATCCCTGTCAGAGTCCAGGAAGGCGCCAACGGGATGGTCCTTTTCCTCAGGGACATGGGCGAGGTAAAGGGCCTTCAGGCAGAGGTGAGAAGGTCTGAGAGGTTGGCAGCCCTCGGGAGACTCATTGCCGGGATGGCCCATGAGATCCGCAACCCCTTGAACTCTATCAGCGGGTACAGTCAGCATCTGAAAGGCAAATTTGATTCAGATACCTCTGAAGGCAGGGCCCTTGATGTCATCGTTAAAGAGGTGGATCGGCTCAACAGGGTCATCACCGAACTTCTTGATTTCAGCCGTCCCCGGGAACCGGAATTAAAACCGTTGGACCTGTGCGAGATAGTACGCTCGACTCACGCCCTTATCGCAAGGGAAACATCCAGCCAGGGAGTAACCGTGGTTGAGGAACTCCCTGAAACCCAGGTCGTGGTCATGGGCCATGCCGATACTCTGAAGCAGCTTCTTCTGAACCTGTTGCTCAATGCCCTGCAGGCGATGCCTGAAGGGGGTGTTCTGACTATACAGGCTGGTGTGTATGGAACGCGCCCTTTCCTTAAAGTATCTGATACCGGGCCGGGCATTCCGGAGGAGAAGCAGGAAAGTATCTTTGAACCGTTTTATACGACCCGGGAGTCGGGAACAGGCCTCGGTCTTGCCATTGTCCACAGGATCGTGCTGGACCATGGGGCGGAAATACGGGTAGAATCATCTCCAGGTGCCGGGGCGAGCTTTGTTGTACGATTCCCGGGTGGGGAATCAGCTGATAGCTGA
- a CDS encoding cytochrome c3 family protein, whose protein sequence is MSESTSKSSGSVRIAVILSVLALLLLAFVVPSFGAGLEEGDDATAFTGVDLFGKPVDIAPLLGKQVIVLKFGSIYCSSCVKSITNLADLQKRQPENKLKVIGINLDIYGVFRVKRFYRGYRDVVNFPVVIDEALNISRTYGVATLPSIIIINKEGKILRKMIGYQESELGSIIEYAQKLALDKSSSELAGILSTQERPLSILFPTNFTKTQQDSFYVVGEVKKTGTRVQLTLNGGSRQELVTKRPIFYFRTPVSLGSNFIEVSLPRDDGSKISQALVVFRDPKVGQGFKVPFPMYHFHLEENEKNCSECHEVTPAESSGGNFMMITQTCLECHQELSQKNYVHGPITVGGCAPCHDFASQPERYDLVSTGSELCYGCHEEKRSEFAQDYIHGPLAAGVCTICHSPHGTNEKYLLRLPQGQMCLLCHQNVRELTYLASQHKPFEEGLCSGCHDPHSSMNPKFFLRDSGNDLCFICHDELEMEEHRHPVGTVPTNTFPGIKLTEEGETTCSSCHSPHATDSEYLLPEKGCEACHSY, encoded by the coding sequence TTGTCAGAGTCAACATCTAAAAGCTCAGGCTCCGTCCGCATAGCTGTTATACTATCTGTTCTTGCGCTTCTGCTTCTTGCCTTCGTTGTCCCATCTTTCGGGGCGGGTCTTGAAGAAGGTGATGATGCAACGGCTTTCACCGGTGTTGACCTTTTTGGCAAACCTGTAGATATCGCTCCCCTTCTTGGAAAACAGGTCATTGTCCTCAAATTCGGATCTATCTACTGCTCTTCCTGTGTCAAATCCATTACCAACCTTGCAGATCTTCAGAAGAGGCAGCCGGAAAACAAGCTCAAAGTTATCGGTATCAACCTGGACATCTACGGTGTGTTCAGGGTGAAAAGGTTCTATCGGGGCTATCGGGATGTGGTCAATTTCCCTGTAGTTATCGACGAGGCGCTTAATATCAGCCGCACCTATGGTGTGGCGACTTTACCGTCCATTATTATTATCAACAAGGAAGGTAAGATCCTTAGGAAGATGATCGGATATCAGGAATCCGAGTTGGGATCGATCATTGAATATGCCCAGAAACTTGCCCTTGACAAAAGTTCCTCTGAATTAGCCGGCATCCTGTCGACCCAGGAAAGGCCTCTATCGATCCTCTTCCCGACAAACTTTACCAAGACACAGCAGGATTCCTTCTATGTTGTCGGTGAGGTAAAAAAGACCGGTACCAGGGTCCAGCTGACTCTCAATGGGGGAAGCAGGCAGGAACTGGTCACGAAGCGGCCCATCTTCTATTTCCGCACTCCCGTGTCCCTTGGGAGCAACTTTATCGAGGTCAGTCTGCCCCGGGATGACGGGAGCAAGATCAGCCAGGCGTTGGTCGTTTTCCGAGATCCCAAGGTCGGGCAGGGGTTCAAGGTTCCCTTCCCCATGTACCATTTTCACCTGGAGGAAAACGAGAAGAACTGTTCCGAGTGCCATGAAGTGACACCGGCTGAATCTTCCGGTGGGAACTTTATGATGATCACCCAGACCTGCCTGGAATGCCACCAGGAACTGTCCCAGAAAAACTATGTACACGGGCCCATCACGGTGGGTGGTTGCGCCCCGTGCCACGATTTTGCCAGTCAACCGGAAAGATACGATCTGGTTTCTACCGGATCGGAACTCTGCTACGGGTGCCATGAAGAAAAAAGATCTGAATTCGCCCAGGACTATATCCACGGTCCTTTGGCTGCTGGTGTCTGCACAATTTGTCACAGTCCCCACGGCACCAATGAGAAGTATCTGCTGCGGTTGCCTCAGGGGCAGATGTGCCTGCTGTGTCACCAGAATGTTAGGGAGTTGACCTACCTGGCCAGTCAGCACAAACCCTTTGAAGAAGGTTTATGCTCAGGCTGTCACGATCCCCACTCGAGCATGAACCCAAAATTCTTTCTTCGTGACTCGGGGAATGACCTGTGCTTTATCTGCCATGATGAGTTAGAAATGGAGGAGCATCGCCATCCTGTCGGCACCGTTCCCACGAACACGTTCCCGGGGATAAAATTAACGGAAGAGGGCGAAACGACCTGTTCCTCATGCCACAGTCCCCACGCAACCGACAGCGAATATCTGCTTCCTGAAAAGGGCTGCGAAGCCTGCCATTCTTACTGA
- a CDS encoding NHL repeat-containing protein — translation MPGFLAQSQERLLIINDSFPLEIDLETGRFGTGRLYFDDPMDLSANKDGDLFILDAGNYRIQVMDEDGDFLRKWNLRESSKEGFDEPVAMAMSYDEDFLVVLDGDEGEVKRYDLKGEFLNSFGESGTRKGTLDKPVDLTVDSLGYVYVLDRARCKVLKFHRKGAFVEEWGKRGRGDKDFDDPISITFSDELTGIIYVLDMGKKALLKFQRDGDFREIIPIPPRILENGTNLLKLEASKDNNLFILDAGLGRLVRMEPRSFNVYLLASDSMQMSQPRGLAVDENNNIYISDIKRNRVYRLPMEVN, via the coding sequence ATGCCGGGCTTTTTGGCTCAAAGTCAGGAAAGACTGCTCATTATTAACGATTCCTTCCCCCTTGAAATAGATCTGGAGACCGGTCGTTTTGGGACAGGGCGACTCTATTTTGATGATCCCATGGACCTGTCCGCTAACAAGGATGGAGATCTTTTCATCCTGGACGCCGGGAACTACAGGATCCAGGTCATGGATGAGGATGGTGATTTCCTGAGGAAGTGGAACCTGCGGGAATCATCAAAAGAGGGGTTTGACGAACCTGTTGCCATGGCCATGAGCTACGATGAGGACTTTCTCGTTGTCCTGGATGGGGATGAGGGCGAGGTAAAGAGGTACGATCTGAAGGGGGAGTTCCTGAACTCCTTTGGCGAATCGGGAACCCGAAAAGGGACTCTTGACAAGCCGGTGGACCTTACCGTTGATTCTTTGGGATATGTTTATGTGCTCGACAGGGCAAGATGCAAGGTGCTTAAGTTTCACCGGAAGGGTGCCTTCGTAGAAGAGTGGGGAAAGAGGGGACGGGGGGACAAGGATTTTGATGATCCCATTTCCATCACCTTCTCGGATGAGTTGACCGGGATCATTTATGTCCTTGATATGGGAAAGAAAGCGCTGCTCAAATTTCAACGGGATGGCGATTTCAGGGAGATCATCCCCATACCCCCCCGGATTCTGGAAAATGGGACAAATTTGTTGAAGTTAGAGGCGAGTAAGGACAACAATCTCTTTATTCTTGATGCAGGTCTTGGTAGATTGGTAAGGATGGAACCACGCAGCTTTAACGTTTACCTGCTGGCCAGTGATTCAATGCAAATGAGTCAACCCCGGGGGTTGGCTGTGGACGAGAACAATAATATTTACATCTCCGATATCAAGCGGAATCGTGTATACAGATTACCAATGGAAGTGAATTGA
- a CDS encoding SAM-dependent methyltransferase yields the protein MTLNNKKPHPIYFIGAGPGDAKYLTLEGSEALARCSLVYAVDPYPETFARLLSGMTVSDPLERVFEELIQEIDEASRSAPVGFLVPGDITVFSPFLPIVEHFAERSKVIAGVGTLNAAAALIKQTLDMPGVSHSVVLTSPKHIDKAGDAMDLGRLARAAGTMVLYMNNRPLEQLAEELSGGFAPETPAAILSRVGMEGEKVYRCTVSTMAEVVGEDDIFGLVSGDPSLAIIIVGDVLTAKSDPTFWNKRKEKFWNKKKGGRGDTGTR from the coding sequence ATGACACTAAATAACAAAAAACCCCACCCCATCTACTTCATCGGCGCAGGCCCGGGTGACGCGAAATACCTCACCCTGGAGGGGAGTGAAGCCCTGGCCAGATGTTCTCTCGTTTATGCTGTCGACCCCTATCCGGAAACCTTTGCCAGGCTGCTTTCAGGCATGACTGTGTCAGACCCCCTCGAAAGGGTGTTTGAGGAGCTTATCCAGGAGATTGACGAGGCGTCCCGATCCGCTCCGGTGGGCTTTCTCGTGCCGGGGGACATTACGGTTTTTTCACCCTTCCTGCCCATCGTCGAGCATTTTGCCGAGAGATCGAAAGTCATCGCCGGGGTGGGGACTTTAAACGCTGCTGCTGCTCTCATCAAACAGACCCTGGACATGCCGGGTGTCAGTCACTCCGTTGTTCTCACCAGCCCCAAGCATATCGATAAAGCGGGTGATGCCATGGATCTAGGCCGGCTTGCCAGGGCCGCCGGAACAATGGTTCTCTACATGAACAACCGCCCGCTGGAGCAGTTGGCTGAGGAGCTGTCCGGAGGGTTTGCACCCGAGACTCCTGCGGCCATCCTGTCCCGTGTGGGGATGGAAGGTGAAAAGGTTTACCGGTGTACCGTTTCCACCATGGCCGAGGTGGTGGGGGAGGATGATATTTTCGGACTTGTTTCCGGTGACCCGTCCCTGGCCATCATCATCGTGGGTGATGTGCTTACAGCAAAATCAGATCCGACCTTCTGGAACAAGAGGAAGGAAAAATTCTGGAACAAGAAGAAAGGCGGACGCGGGGACACGGGGACGCGGTGA
- a CDS encoding AAA family ATPase, which produces MHRKLNRIYYEVKDPTMTWDDIGGLEGPKQHVKEMVSLPLKKKEQLAKHHLTLPSGVLIWGPLGVGITMLAEAAATEAGVSYVYVSGQEMLGKPDELQQAFHDAKHEAPCVLYISDTEWLAPRAGADYEWGPGNFRGKPPTFADKALTEVFIREIDGIHDRDDIMLVGSAYRVDAVDQAIIKEKSRFNRKIFVAPTTGKDREAMLKIYIERIPTLGGEVDITRLAEITEGFVGWDIENLCKRAVLNAVQRDSDKVEMDDFVVAAGQVEPWISPDMYEKYWEIYRDDCPHHYAF; this is translated from the coding sequence TTGCATCGTAAACTCAACCGCATCTACTATGAAGTCAAGGATCCCACCATGACCTGGGACGATATCGGAGGCCTGGAGGGACCCAAGCAGCATGTCAAAGAGATGGTGAGCCTTCCCTTGAAGAAAAAGGAACAGCTGGCCAAACACCACCTTACCCTCCCGTCTGGTGTACTCATTTGGGGGCCGTTGGGTGTAGGTATCACCATGCTGGCCGAAGCTGCCGCCACGGAGGCAGGAGTTTCCTATGTATATGTCTCAGGGCAGGAGATGCTCGGCAAGCCCGACGAGCTTCAGCAGGCCTTCCATGACGCCAAACACGAGGCTCCCTGCGTCCTTTACATTTCCGATACGGAGTGGCTGGCGCCAAGGGCCGGTGCGGATTATGAGTGGGGCCCGGGTAATTTCAGGGGTAAACCACCCACTTTTGCGGACAAGGCGCTCACGGAGGTGTTCATACGGGAGATCGATGGTATCCATGACCGGGATGATATTATGCTGGTTGGTTCAGCCTACCGGGTGGATGCGGTTGATCAGGCCATTATCAAAGAGAAAAGCCGCTTTAATCGAAAGATATTCGTAGCCCCCACCACCGGAAAAGACAGGGAGGCGATGCTGAAGATCTACATAGAGAGGATCCCGACCCTTGGCGGGGAGGTGGACATTACCCGACTGGCTGAGATCACGGAAGGTTTCGTTGGTTGGGACATAGAAAACCTATGTAAAAGAGCCGTTTTGAACGCTGTACAACGGGATTCGGACAAGGTTGAAATGGATGATTTCGTTGTGGCGGCCGGGCAGGTGGAGCCCTGGATCTCGCCCGATATGTATGAGAAATACTGGGAGATCTACCGTGACGACTGCCCTCACCACTACGCTTTCTGA
- a CDS encoding formylmethanofuran dehydrogenase subunit E family protein, whose protein sequence is MTTALTTTLSETDLALIEQVHGHLCPMVLLGARTAKTARQLVAIPGDALHLYGYYRGYGCAIDGIQIFTGCTWGNQNLVLLRGRNFSFILTVEGAREGVMVLPRPQLLEQIRKEKTPESRSALMEMFTSAPDEEILETEAVVDMGTISGFPGN, encoded by the coding sequence GTGACGACTGCCCTCACCACTACGCTTTCTGAGACCGACCTGGCTCTTATCGAACAGGTCCACGGGCACCTGTGCCCCATGGTCCTCCTGGGCGCCAGGACAGCGAAAACGGCCCGGCAGCTGGTCGCAATCCCGGGTGATGCCCTCCACCTCTACGGTTATTACAGGGGATACGGATGCGCCATCGACGGCATCCAGATCTTTACCGGATGCACCTGGGGGAACCAGAACCTGGTCCTGCTGAGGGGCCGGAACTTTTCTTTCATCCTTACTGTGGAAGGGGCCCGGGAGGGTGTCATGGTCTTACCGAGGCCGCAGCTTCTGGAGCAGATACGGAAAGAAAAAACACCCGAGAGCAGGTCTGCCCTGATGGAAATGTTCACATCGGCGCCCGATGAGGAGATCCTTGAGACAGAGGCCGTAGTGGATATGGGCACCATCAGCGGGTTTCCCGGGAACTGA
- a CDS encoding TlpA disulfide reductase family protein: MRRSLISRVFPKILVILLMFSFVTVGVGSVFAQEDLTPIPMISGIEMLKVGDQVPDFEVGDISGTSFNMQATLESGKGVLIFFWSIFCEPCKAELPVIQSLSKVYKPKGISFVGVSIDGSPMKDAISAFVKQEDFGFLPLIDELNPDESFKVSDPYGVAGTPTVYIIDGNGVVKFAKVGRASEEELEKVIKQML, encoded by the coding sequence ATGAGGCGTTCATTAATTTCCCGGGTCTTTCCGAAAATCCTGGTCATCCTGCTGATGTTTTCATTCGTTACTGTAGGTGTTGGATCGGTTTTCGCTCAGGAGGATCTGACTCCCATACCTATGATCAGCGGCATTGAAATGCTCAAGGTTGGTGACCAGGTCCCTGATTTTGAGGTTGGTGATATCTCAGGTACCAGCTTCAACATGCAGGCAACCCTCGAATCAGGAAAGGGTGTACTGATATTCTTCTGGTCCATTTTCTGTGAACCGTGCAAGGCTGAACTCCCGGTCATCCAGAGCCTCTCTAAAGTATACAAACCCAAAGGGATCTCGTTTGTGGGGGTGTCCATTGATGGTTCCCCCATGAAGGATGCCATATCCGCTTTTGTAAAACAGGAGGATTTTGGTTTCCTGCCGCTAATTGATGAACTTAACCCTGACGAGTCGTTCAAGGTCTCGGATCCTTACGGTGTTGCAGGTACACCCACGGTTTACATTATCGATGGGAACGGTGTGGTGAAGTTTGCCAAGGTCGGTCGTGCGTCTGAGGAGGAGTTGGAAAAAGTCATAAAGCAGATGCTGTGA